The Shewanella japonica genome has a window encoding:
- a CDS encoding alpha-ketoacid dehydrogenase subunit beta, whose protein sequence is MAEMNMLHAINDALSIAMTDDERMVVFGEDVGHFGGVFRATSGLQEKFGRERCFNTPLTEQGIAGFANGLASNGMTAVAEIQFADYIFPAFDQIVNETAKFRYRSGNQFNVGGLTFRTPYGGGIAGGHYHSQSPEAYFTQTPGLKVVVPRNPEQAKGLLLASIRDPNPVIFFEPKRLYRASVGEVPAGDFVIELGKAEVVKVGSDITLLGWGAQMEILEKAAKMAEKDGISCEIVDLRTLSPWDVDTVAASVKKTGRLLINHEAPLTGGFAGEIAAQIQQECFLHLESPISRVCGLDTPYPLILEKEYMPDELKTYEAIKASVNF, encoded by the coding sequence GTGGCTGAAATGAATATGTTACACGCCATCAACGATGCGTTATCAATCGCAATGACTGATGATGAGCGCATGGTAGTATTTGGCGAAGATGTTGGCCATTTTGGTGGTGTTTTCCGTGCAACTTCTGGTTTACAAGAAAAATTTGGTCGTGAACGTTGTTTCAATACACCGTTAACAGAACAAGGCATTGCAGGTTTTGCCAATGGTCTTGCCTCTAACGGCATGACAGCAGTTGCTGAAATTCAATTTGCTGATTACATTTTTCCAGCCTTTGATCAAATCGTGAATGAAACTGCAAAATTCAGATACCGCAGTGGTAATCAGTTTAATGTCGGTGGTTTAACCTTTAGAACACCTTACGGTGGTGGTATTGCAGGTGGTCATTATCATTCACAATCTCCTGAGGCTTACTTCACACAAACTCCAGGATTAAAGGTTGTAGTACCCCGTAATCCAGAACAAGCTAAAGGATTATTGTTAGCATCAATTCGCGATCCTAACCCTGTTATCTTTTTTGAACCTAAACGTTTGTATCGTGCATCTGTTGGCGAAGTACCTGCTGGTGATTTTGTTATCGAACTCGGTAAAGCCGAAGTCGTTAAAGTAGGTAGCGATATAACCTTATTAGGTTGGGGCGCTCAGATGGAAATTTTAGAAAAAGCGGCCAAAATGGCAGAAAAAGACGGTATTTCTTGTGAAATTGTCGATTTACGTACTTTGTCTCCATGGGATGTTGATACCGTAGCTGCATCGGTTAAGAAAACAGGAAGACTTCTGATTAACCACGAAGCACCTTTAACAGGTGGTTTTGCTGGTGAAATTGCTGCGCAAATCCAACAAGAATGTTTTTTACACCTAGAGTCGCCAATCAGTCGTGTTTGTGGTCTTGATACACCATATCCTTTGATTCTTGAAAAAGAATACATGCCTGATGAGCTAAAAACTTATGAAGCTATTAAAGCCTCAGTCAATTTTTAG
- the nadA gene encoding quinolinate synthase NadA, which yields MITSAPNIDSIEYPFPAKPAVLSDAEKADYKARIKQLLIEQDAVLVAHYYTDPEIQALAEETGGCVSDSLEMARFGRDHPAKKLIVAGVKFMGETSKILSPEKTVLMPTLEATCSLDIGCPIDKFSEFCDAHPDHTVVVYANTSAAVKARADWVVTSSIALEIVEHLDAEGKKIIWGPDRHLGSYIAKETGADMLMWQGDCIVHDEFKAKALRELKIQHPNAAILVHPESPANVVALADAVGSTSQLIKAAQTMANQEFIVATDRGIFYKMQQAAPGKTLIEAPTGGNGATCKSCAHCPWMAMNGLQAIEASLSAEDKTQHEVFVDDALRDEALIPLNRMLDFAKTLNMKVKGNA from the coding sequence ATGATCACCTCGGCACCGAATATTGACTCTATTGAATATCCTTTTCCTGCTAAACCTGCTGTGTTGTCAGACGCTGAAAAAGCAGATTACAAAGCAAGAATTAAACAGTTATTAATCGAACAAGATGCTGTTTTAGTTGCACACTATTATACCGATCCTGAAATACAAGCTCTGGCAGAAGAAACAGGAGGGTGTGTATCTGATTCTCTTGAAATGGCTCGTTTTGGTCGTGATCATCCTGCAAAGAAACTCATCGTAGCAGGCGTTAAGTTTATGGGCGAAACGTCTAAAATCTTAAGCCCTGAAAAAACAGTTTTGATGCCTACTTTAGAAGCTACATGTTCGCTAGATATCGGCTGTCCAATCGATAAATTTTCTGAGTTCTGCGACGCACATCCTGATCATACTGTTGTGGTTTACGCTAATACATCTGCAGCTGTAAAAGCAAGAGCAGACTGGGTCGTGACATCAAGTATTGCCTTAGAAATCGTTGAACATTTAGACGCCGAAGGTAAAAAAATTATCTGGGGTCCAGACCGTCACTTAGGTAGTTATATTGCCAAAGAAACCGGCGCTGACATGTTAATGTGGCAGGGTGATTGTATTGTCCATGATGAATTTAAAGCAAAAGCGTTAAGAGAACTAAAAATTCAGCATCCCAACGCAGCAATTCTTGTCCACCCTGAATCACCAGCAAATGTGGTTGCTCTTGCAGATGCTGTTGGGTCAACTAGCCAGTTAATTAAAGCTGCGCAAACAATGGCTAATCAAGAGTTCATTGTTGCTACAGATCGCGGCATTTTCTACAAAATGCAGCAAGCTGCGCCAGGTAAAACATTAATTGAAGCACCGACTGGTGGTAATGGAGCGACTTGTAAAAGTTGTGCTCATTGTCCTTGGATGGCAATGAATGGTTTACAAGCAATTGAAGCTTCGTTAAGCGCTGAAGATAAAACACAGCATGAAGTGTTTGTTGATGACGCGCTGCGTGATGAAGCGCTTATTCCATTAAATAGAATGTTGGATTTTGCAAAAACCTTGAATATGAAAGTTAAAGGCAATGCTTAG
- a CDS encoding DUF2989 domain-containing protein, with the protein MNKSLVIITSFSIFAALFGLFGCDVGRNSGSICKKNPELCADLHKDSWCLVEKGDLIRSRYQLKITENPSGKQLYDQLIKLESYSNCIELAAGVKHIINTHRTEDRERAYAVSTQNLAQLQEYTKDNPDIYLAYYRWTKFNDFPSRDIVIKAEQAGELTETFMLAQVASHYIKTDVARAKLLYLHLLSHVKASNIDSDWLLALATIYRREQNVQNEYLLTKANTLISDNTASEEKLLALIANNSDLAVQLDAEAKELVKDIKQGKFASSKIKHRFE; encoded by the coding sequence TTGAACAAAAGTTTAGTAATAATTACATCATTTTCAATTTTTGCTGCTTTATTCGGCTTATTTGGTTGTGATGTTGGCCGAAATAGTGGCAGCATTTGTAAAAAAAATCCTGAACTTTGTGCCGATTTACACAAGGATAGTTGGTGTTTAGTAGAAAAAGGAGACTTAATCCGTAGTCGTTATCAATTAAAGATCACTGAAAATCCGTCGGGTAAGCAACTATATGATCAATTAATTAAACTTGAATCTTATAGCAACTGCATTGAACTCGCAGCCGGCGTTAAACATATAATAAACACACATCGAACAGAAGACAGAGAACGTGCTTATGCTGTTAGCACTCAAAACTTAGCCCAATTACAAGAGTACACCAAAGACAATCCTGATATTTACCTTGCGTATTATCGTTGGACTAAATTTAATGACTTCCCCTCTCGCGATATTGTTATTAAAGCCGAACAAGCCGGTGAGCTCACTGAAACCTTTATGCTCGCTCAAGTTGCCTCTCACTATATAAAAACAGATGTTGCCAGAGCCAAATTACTTTATTTGCATTTACTCTCCCATGTTAAGGCGAGCAATATTGATTCAGATTGGCTCCTCGCTCTAGCAACCATATATAGAAGAGAACAAAATGTACAAAACGAGTATTTGTTAACTAAGGCTAATACTTTAATAAGTGATAACACTGCCTCAGAAGAAAAATTATTAGCGTTAATAGCAAACAATTCAGACTTAGCGGTGCAACTCGATGCGGAAGCGAAAGAACTAGTAAAGGACATCAAGCAAGGAAAGTTTGCAAGCAGTAAGATAAAACATCGTTTTGAATAA
- the gap gene encoding type I glyceraldehyde-3-phosphate dehydrogenase, producing MTIRVAINGYGRIGRNVLRALYESEKDYPIEIVALNDLGDASINAHLTKYDSVHGRFNAKVDHDDEAIYVNGDKILTFQERDPSKLPWAELNVDVVYECTGIFTSKDAVKPHLDAGAKKVIISAPGKQVDATVVYGVNNEVLTSDMTVISNASCTTNCLAPFAKPLNDSIGIESGLMTTIHAYTNDQRLSDVYHTDLRRARAAAMSMIPTQTGAAAAVGLVVPELQGKFDGLAVRVPTVNVSLVDLTFVAGRDTSVEEINEIITKAAQVAPLSEVLAVNEEPLVSIDFNHNPYSSNFDATQTRVNGRLVKVMAWYDNEWGFSNRMLDNTVALMNAK from the coding sequence ATGACTATCCGTGTTGCAATTAACGGCTATGGCCGTATCGGTAGAAATGTTTTACGTGCGCTTTATGAAAGCGAAAAGGATTATCCAATCGAAATCGTTGCTTTAAACGATTTGGGTGATGCTTCAATTAATGCTCACCTTACTAAATACGACTCAGTTCATGGCCGTTTCAATGCTAAAGTTGATCACGATGACGAAGCTATTTATGTCAACGGCGACAAAATCTTAACTTTCCAAGAACGTGACCCTTCTAAATTACCATGGGCAGAATTAAACGTTGATGTTGTTTATGAATGTACAGGTATTTTCACATCTAAAGACGCTGTTAAACCTCATTTAGATGCGGGTGCTAAAAAGGTCATCATTTCTGCACCAGGTAAACAAGTGGACGCTACCGTTGTTTATGGTGTTAATAATGAAGTATTAACTTCAGATATGACAGTTATCTCAAACGCTTCTTGTACAACCAACTGTCTAGCACCTTTTGCTAAGCCATTAAACGATTCTATCGGTATTGAGTCTGGTTTAATGACTACTATTCATGCATACACAAACGATCAACGTTTATCAGATGTTTATCACACTGACTTACGTCGTGCTCGTGCCGCTGCAATGTCGATGATCCCAACTCAAACTGGTGCGGCAGCCGCTGTTGGACTTGTTGTTCCTGAACTACAAGGTAAATTTGACGGTTTAGCCGTTCGTGTACCTACAGTAAACGTGTCATTAGTTGACCTAACGTTTGTTGCAGGTAGAGATACTAGCGTGGAAGAGATTAACGAGATCATCACTAAAGCTGCTCAAGTTGCACCATTGAGTGAAGTGCTTGCTGTCAATGAAGAACCATTAGTCTCTATTGACTTCAATCACAACCCTTACTCATCTAACTTCGATGCAACACAAACTCGTGTTAATGGTCGTTTAGTTAAAGTAATGGCTTGGTACGATAACGAATGGGGTTTCAGTAACCGCATGCTAGATAATACTGTCGCATTAATGAATGCTAAGTAA
- a CDS encoding dihydrolipoyllysine-residue acetyltransferase, whose translation MIKDFILPDIGEGVVECELVDWMVKEGDVIVEDQPIADVMTDKALVQIPAPHGGVVTKLYYAKGEIAKVHEPLYAVDIEATSAEQTKQSSSQNNDAQVSTDQQNVEIGSTTDSVTVLGKAVEEFLLPDIGEGIVECELVEWLVEEGDQVVEDQPIADVMTDKALVQIPAIKNGKIVKLHYRKGQLAKVHEPLFAIEVESTSSVVESTQVETATTAVASTTSSVPQGKALASPAVRRLARMLDINIADVPGSGKSGRVYKEDVENFANGSSSNAQAQPVTTPTQSPVNDTVSQSIVKQAADTVEPIKGVKAVMAKMMVESVSTIPHFTYCEEFDLTELVALRTEMKERYSSDEVKLTMMPFFMKAMSLAINSFPVMNSQVNSDCSELTYKASHNIGMAVDSKVGLLVPNVKDVQDKSILDVAAEITRLTNAARSGRVSPADLKGGTISISNIGALGGTVATPIINKPEVAIVALGKLQVLPRFNAKGEVEARKIMQVSWSGDHRVIDGGTIARFCNLWKQYLEQPQEMLLAMK comes from the coding sequence ATGATTAAAGATTTTATTTTGCCTGACATTGGCGAAGGTGTGGTTGAATGTGAGTTAGTTGATTGGATGGTCAAAGAAGGCGATGTTATCGTTGAAGATCAACCTATCGCTGACGTTATGACAGATAAAGCATTAGTACAAATTCCTGCACCACATGGTGGCGTTGTGACAAAGTTATACTATGCAAAAGGTGAAATCGCTAAAGTACATGAGCCTTTATACGCCGTTGATATTGAAGCTACGTCAGCCGAGCAAACAAAACAAAGCTCATCACAGAATAACGATGCTCAAGTATCGACTGATCAGCAGAATGTAGAAATTGGCTCAACGACTGATTCAGTAACCGTATTAGGTAAAGCTGTTGAAGAATTCCTTTTACCGGATATAGGTGAAGGTATTGTCGAATGTGAATTAGTTGAGTGGCTTGTAGAAGAGGGGGATCAAGTCGTTGAAGATCAACCCATCGCCGATGTCATGACTGATAAAGCGTTAGTACAAATACCTGCAATTAAAAATGGTAAAATTGTTAAGCTGCATTATCGAAAGGGTCAACTTGCTAAAGTTCATGAACCTTTATTTGCTATTGAAGTTGAATCAACAAGCTCAGTGGTTGAATCTACGCAAGTAGAAACGGCAACGACAGCTGTGGCTTCAACGACTTCTTCTGTACCACAAGGAAAAGCATTAGCAAGCCCTGCCGTTCGTCGCTTAGCGAGAATGTTAGATATCAACATTGCTGATGTACCCGGTAGTGGTAAGAGTGGTCGAGTATATAAAGAAGATGTAGAAAACTTTGCCAATGGCAGTTCATCTAATGCTCAGGCTCAACCTGTGACGACTCCGACACAATCACCTGTTAACGACACGGTTTCACAGTCTATTGTCAAACAAGCTGCAGATACAGTAGAGCCAATTAAAGGCGTAAAAGCGGTTATGGCTAAGATGATGGTTGAGTCAGTTTCAACTATTCCTCACTTTACTTATTGTGAAGAGTTTGATTTAACAGAATTAGTTGCACTTCGTACTGAGATGAAAGAACGTTATTCATCAGATGAAGTAAAACTAACCATGATGCCTTTCTTTATGAAGGCAATGTCTTTAGCAATCAATTCATTCCCAGTGATGAACAGCCAAGTTAATTCAGATTGTAGCGAGTTAACATACAAGGCAAGTCATAATATTGGTATGGCCGTTGATTCAAAAGTGGGTTTGCTCGTACCAAATGTCAAAGACGTACAAGATAAATCTATTCTTGATGTTGCCGCAGAAATCACGCGACTAACTAACGCTGCTAGAAGTGGACGAGTCAGCCCTGCGGATTTAAAAGGTGGCACGATTTCAATTTCTAATATTGGCGCTTTAGGTGGCACAGTAGCCACGCCAATTATCAATAAACCAGAAGTCGCAATTGTTGCTTTAGGTAAACTACAGGTATTGCCTCGATTTAATGCTAAAGGTGAAGTTGAAGCACGTAAGATTATGCAAGTGAGTTGGTCTGGCGATCATCGTGTTATTGATGGTGGCACCATTGCTCGTTTTTGTAATTTGTGGAAACAATATCTTGAGCAACCACAAGAAATGCTATTAGCGATGAAGTAG